In Athene noctua chromosome 7, bAthNoc1.hap1.1, whole genome shotgun sequence, the following proteins share a genomic window:
- the MLPH gene encoding melanophilin isoform X2 produces MGRKLDLSKLTDEEAKHVWEVIQRDFDLRKKEEERLEDLKCKIDQESSKREFLTNQSHLNETHCVHCLQPFKFLLNSKRQCLDCRFFICKNCSRYNKKEQGWVCDPCRLSRIVKIGSLEWYYEHVRSRFKRFGSAKVLQSLYGRLQPGQGVKSTFLGLHERVYSLPDINSECQRLTSVDIGEDSDDEDDVLCGAEAECYSRMRKTKRLLSVHPFDFELDSEYSAQSRRQSVQLSPAASSPDVFQSFPDFPSSAEDTSQKESRITDADLVFHHILKEQGRGVSPPEQHFSTEVRLTVNSRRRSLERNAKPGSPWSEQPHSRYSADMDTSDEDVKGAQFPAYPPHHTKRRNKSSSQENISHSGNQIHELNKRMSAIERMLNRLEEKILVHSDESPAPESQLDPDAEEEELKRKLEELASNISDKEVSSEEEEHEEKKRAKKPEINSSSDEMAIDARKLYLTAGKTYRLEKTLKELEEGAQHSGTTDSELSELEDKVASAAAQVQQAESEISDIESRIAALSAAGLTVKSLEKARKKPSEQAACLYSLSPTSNSPGESSDDIKAMPRPQGFRRKFNSPLEITGLDDSFDRNSVYRGSLTQRNPNGKNRRVERLFAKPVMTHLS; encoded by the exons ATGGGGAGGAAGCTGGACCTCTCCAAACTAACCGATGAAGAGGCCAAGCACGTTTGGGAAGTCATTCAACGTGACTTTGATCTGcggaagaaagaggaggaacgGCTGGA GGACCTGAAATGCAAGATCGACCAGGAGAGCAGCAAGAGAGAGTTTCTGACAAATCAGTCCCACCTCAACGAAACCCACTGCGTCCACTGCCTCCAGCCCTTCAAGTTCCTGCTGAACAGCAAGCGGCAGTGCCTGGACTGCCGCTTCTTCATCTGCAAGAACTGCAGCCGCTACAACAAGAAGGAGCAAGGCTGGGTCTGCGATCCCTGCCGCCTCTCCAG GATCGTGAAGATCGGTTCCCTGGAGTGGTACTACGAACACGTGCGATCCCGTTTCAAGAGGTTTGGAAGCGCCAAAGTGCTACAGTCCCTCTACGGCAGGCTGCAGCCGGGGCAGGGGGTGAAGTCCACATTTCTTG gtCTTCATGAGAGAGTTTACAGCCTGCCAGACATTAACA GTGAATGCCAGCGCCTCACCAGTGTTGACATTGGGGAAGACAGCGATGATGAAGACGATGTCCTTTGTGGTGCTGAAGCAGAGTGCTACAGCAGA ATGCGCAAGACAAAGCGCCTGCTGTCTGTCCATCCCTTTGATTTTGAACTGGACTCGGAGTACTCTGCTCAGTCTCGCCGTCAGTCTGTGCAGCTCTCTCcagcagccagcagcccggaTGTTTTCCAG TCCTTCCCAGATTTCCCCAGCTCAGCCGAAGATACCTCCCAGAAGGAGTCCAGGATCACAGATGCTGATCTGGTTTTCCACCACATCTTGAAGGAACAGGGACGGGGCGTGAGCCCTCCGGAGCAGCACTTCAGCACAGAGGTTCGGCTCACTGTCAATTCACGGAGAAGAAGcctggaaagaaatgcaaaaccTG GCAGCCCCTGGAGTGAGCAGCCCCATTCCCGCTACTCTGCAGATATGGACACTTCTGATGAGGATGTGAAGGGAGCCCAGTTCCCTGCCTACCCGCCCCATCACACAAAACGCCGGAACAAATCCTCCTCCCAGGAAAACATCAGCCACTCTGGGAATCAG ATTCATGAGCTCAACAAGCGCATGTCTGCAATTGAACGCATGCTGAACCGCTTGGAGGAAAAAATCCTGGTGCACTCTGACGAG TCTCCAGCCCCAGAGTCCCAACTTGATCCcgatgctgaggaagaggagttgAAGAGGAAGCTGGAGGAGTTAGCCAGCAACATCAGTGACAAAGAAGTctcttctgaagaagaggagcatgaagaaaagaagagagcAAAGAAACCAGAGATTAATTCCTCCAGTGATGAAATGGCCATAGATGCTCGAAAG cTGTACCTGACTGCTGGGAAGACCTACCGGCTTGAGAAAACCCTGAAGGAGCTTGAAGAGGGGGCTCAGCACAGCGGCACTACTGATTCAGAACTGTCAGAGCTGGAGGACAAAGTGGCCTCGGCAGCCGCTCAGGTGCAGCAGGCAGAGAGCGAG ATATCGGACATCGAATCTCGAATTGCGGCTCTGTCCGCTGCAGGGCTGACAGTGAAGTCATTGGAAAAGGCAAGGAAGAAGCCAAGCGAGCAG GCTGCCTGCCTCTACTCTCTCAGTCCCACCAGCAACAGTCCAGGGGAGTCTTCAGATGACATCAAA GCCATGCCCAGACCCCAGGGGTTCAGGAGGAAATTCAACAGTCCCCTCGAAATCACCG GTCTTGATGACTCCTTTGACCGCAACTCTGTTTACCGTGGCTCCC
- the MLPH gene encoding melanophilin isoform X1, whose amino-acid sequence MGRKLDLSKLTDEEAKHVWEVIQRDFDLRKKEEERLEDLKCKIDQESSKREFLTNQSHLNETHCVHCLQPFKFLLNSKRQCLDCRFFICKNCSRYNKKEQGWVCDPCRLSRIVKIGSLEWYYEHVRSRFKRFGSAKVLQSLYGRLQPGQGVKSTFLGLHERVYSLPDINSECQRLTSVDIGEDSDDEDDVLCGAEAECYSRMRKTKRLLSVHPFDFELDSEYSAQSRRQSVQLSPAASSPDVFQSFPDFPSSAEDTSQKESRITDADLVFHHILKEQGRGVSPPEQHFSTEVRLTVNSRRRSLERNAKPGSPWSEQPHSRYSADMDTSDEDVKGAQFPAYPPHHTKRRNKSSSQENISHSGNQIHELNKRMSAIERMLNRLEEKILVHSDESPAPESQLDPDAEEEELKRKLEELASNISDKEVSSEEEEHEEKKRAKKPEINSSSDEMAIDARKRSSAQALSEITAKVLRAINATEKAVCESLHGESQCNGGCALPTGQLPSLGDGKEVAEAYRELEENLYLTAGKTYRLEKTLKELEEGAQHSGTTDSELSELEDKVASAAAQVQQAESEISDIESRIAALSAAGLTVKSLEKARKKPSEQAACLYSLSPTSNSPGESSDDIKAMPRPQGFRRKFNSPLEITGLDDSFDRNSVYRGSLTQRNPNGKNRRVERLFAKPVMTHLS is encoded by the exons ATGGGGAGGAAGCTGGACCTCTCCAAACTAACCGATGAAGAGGCCAAGCACGTTTGGGAAGTCATTCAACGTGACTTTGATCTGcggaagaaagaggaggaacgGCTGGA GGACCTGAAATGCAAGATCGACCAGGAGAGCAGCAAGAGAGAGTTTCTGACAAATCAGTCCCACCTCAACGAAACCCACTGCGTCCACTGCCTCCAGCCCTTCAAGTTCCTGCTGAACAGCAAGCGGCAGTGCCTGGACTGCCGCTTCTTCATCTGCAAGAACTGCAGCCGCTACAACAAGAAGGAGCAAGGCTGGGTCTGCGATCCCTGCCGCCTCTCCAG GATCGTGAAGATCGGTTCCCTGGAGTGGTACTACGAACACGTGCGATCCCGTTTCAAGAGGTTTGGAAGCGCCAAAGTGCTACAGTCCCTCTACGGCAGGCTGCAGCCGGGGCAGGGGGTGAAGTCCACATTTCTTG gtCTTCATGAGAGAGTTTACAGCCTGCCAGACATTAACA GTGAATGCCAGCGCCTCACCAGTGTTGACATTGGGGAAGACAGCGATGATGAAGACGATGTCCTTTGTGGTGCTGAAGCAGAGTGCTACAGCAGA ATGCGCAAGACAAAGCGCCTGCTGTCTGTCCATCCCTTTGATTTTGAACTGGACTCGGAGTACTCTGCTCAGTCTCGCCGTCAGTCTGTGCAGCTCTCTCcagcagccagcagcccggaTGTTTTCCAG TCCTTCCCAGATTTCCCCAGCTCAGCCGAAGATACCTCCCAGAAGGAGTCCAGGATCACAGATGCTGATCTGGTTTTCCACCACATCTTGAAGGAACAGGGACGGGGCGTGAGCCCTCCGGAGCAGCACTTCAGCACAGAGGTTCGGCTCACTGTCAATTCACGGAGAAGAAGcctggaaagaaatgcaaaaccTG GCAGCCCCTGGAGTGAGCAGCCCCATTCCCGCTACTCTGCAGATATGGACACTTCTGATGAGGATGTGAAGGGAGCCCAGTTCCCTGCCTACCCGCCCCATCACACAAAACGCCGGAACAAATCCTCCTCCCAGGAAAACATCAGCCACTCTGGGAATCAG ATTCATGAGCTCAACAAGCGCATGTCTGCAATTGAACGCATGCTGAACCGCTTGGAGGAAAAAATCCTGGTGCACTCTGACGAG TCTCCAGCCCCAGAGTCCCAACTTGATCCcgatgctgaggaagaggagttgAAGAGGAAGCTGGAGGAGTTAGCCAGCAACATCAGTGACAAAGAAGTctcttctgaagaagaggagcatgaagaaaagaagagagcAAAGAAACCAGAGATTAATTCCTCCAGTGATGAAATGGCCATAGATGCTCGAAAG AGGTCGTCGGCTCAGGCTTTGAGTGAAATCACGGCCAAAGTACTGAGAGCCATAAACGCCACGGAGAAAGCAGTGTGTGAGTCGTTGCATGGAGAGAGTCAGTGCAATGGCGGCtgtgccctccccacggggcagCTTCCCAGCCTGGGAGATGGGAAAGAGGTGGCCGAAGCATACCGTGAGCTTGAAGAAAAC cTGTACCTGACTGCTGGGAAGACCTACCGGCTTGAGAAAACCCTGAAGGAGCTTGAAGAGGGGGCTCAGCACAGCGGCACTACTGATTCAGAACTGTCAGAGCTGGAGGACAAAGTGGCCTCGGCAGCCGCTCAGGTGCAGCAGGCAGAGAGCGAG ATATCGGACATCGAATCTCGAATTGCGGCTCTGTCCGCTGCAGGGCTGACAGTGAAGTCATTGGAAAAGGCAAGGAAGAAGCCAAGCGAGCAG GCTGCCTGCCTCTACTCTCTCAGTCCCACCAGCAACAGTCCAGGGGAGTCTTCAGATGACATCAAA GCCATGCCCAGACCCCAGGGGTTCAGGAGGAAATTCAACAGTCCCCTCGAAATCACCG GTCTTGATGACTCCTTTGACCGCAACTCTGTTTACCGTGGCTCCC